From Pseudoalteromonas viridis, the proteins below share one genomic window:
- the fre gene encoding NAD(P)H-flavin reductase encodes MQVLKATVAEISPLTEYVSKVVLTPEQDAEFAAGHYLQLVLGEKDKRAFSIASSPSKKNALELHIGASGADSYAMQALDHLKAAHTSQTQVDLEVGLGVSQVRPEQARPLILLAGGTGFSYVKSMADHLAEINYDQPVLFYWGVKEESALYAKAEMEAWANSKANFQFIPVVEHASETWTGHTGYVHQAVMKDIVSLEPYSVYMAGRFDMIGIVRDDFINHGAQREFMFADAFAFIK; translated from the coding sequence ATGCAAGTACTTAAAGCCACCGTGGCCGAGATTTCGCCACTGACTGAATACGTATCTAAAGTTGTCTTAACACCGGAGCAGGATGCCGAATTTGCCGCTGGCCATTACCTGCAATTAGTACTGGGTGAAAAAGATAAACGCGCTTTCTCAATCGCCAGCAGCCCGTCAAAGAAAAACGCCCTGGAGCTACATATTGGTGCCTCGGGTGCCGATTCCTATGCGATGCAGGCGCTGGATCATTTAAAAGCGGCGCACACCAGCCAGACTCAGGTAGACCTGGAAGTGGGCCTGGGCGTCTCTCAGGTGCGCCCTGAGCAGGCACGACCGCTGATCTTACTGGCGGGCGGTACCGGGTTTTCTTACGTCAAATCCATGGCCGATCACCTGGCTGAAATTAACTACGACCAGCCGGTGCTGTTTTACTGGGGTGTTAAAGAAGAATCGGCCTTGTATGCCAAAGCGGAAATGGAAGCCTGGGCAAACAGCAAAGCCAACTTCCAGTTTATTCCTGTGGTAGAACATGCCTCAGAGACCTGGACAGGCCATACCGGTTACGTGCACCAGGCAGTGATGAAAGACATTGTGTCTTTGGAGCCATACAGTGTTTACATGGCGGGTCGCTTTGACATGATTGGCATTGTGCGTGATGACTTCATCAACCACGGCGCTCAGCGCGAGTTTATGTTCGCGGATGCGTTTGCATTTATCAAGTAA
- the ubiD gene encoding 4-hydroxy-3-polyprenylbenzoate decarboxylase: protein MKYKDLREFIALLEKQGELVRVSQPISTKLEMTEIADRTLRAGGPAILFENPIGFDMPVLANLFGTPKRVAMGMGQDDVGELREVGKLLAFLKEPEPPKGIKEALGQIPVFKQVLNMPTKELKKAPCQQVVLQGDEVDLTRLPIQHCWPGDAAPLITWGLTVTRGPHKKRQNLGIYRQQLLGKNKIIMRWLSHRGGALDFQEWCQQNPGEPYPVSVALGADPATILGAVTPVPDTLSEYAFAGLLRGSKTEVVKSISNDLHVPATAEIILEGYIQPGETAPEGPYGDHTGYYNEVDDFPVMTVTHITHRENPIYHSTYTGRPPDEPAILGVALNEVFVPILQKQFPEIVDFYLPPEGCSYRMAVVTMKKQYPGHAKRVMLGVWSFLRQFMYTKFVIVCDDDVNARDWNDVIWAITTRMDPARDTTMIENTPIDYLDFASPVSGLGSKMGMDATNKWPGETDREWGEPIVMDEATKQRVDDIWDSLKIMKP from the coding sequence ATGAAATATAAAGATTTGAGAGAATTTATTGCCCTGCTGGAAAAGCAGGGTGAGCTGGTGCGGGTCAGCCAGCCCATTTCCACCAAACTGGAAATGACCGAAATTGCCGATCGTACATTGCGCGCCGGCGGACCTGCCATCCTGTTTGAAAATCCCATAGGCTTTGATATGCCGGTGCTGGCCAACTTGTTCGGCACGCCCAAACGGGTGGCGATGGGCATGGGCCAGGATGATGTCGGCGAATTACGTGAAGTCGGTAAACTGCTGGCATTTTTGAAAGAGCCAGAGCCCCCGAAAGGCATCAAAGAAGCGCTTGGCCAGATCCCGGTATTTAAGCAAGTGCTCAATATGCCAACTAAGGAGCTGAAAAAAGCCCCCTGCCAGCAGGTGGTATTGCAAGGGGACGAGGTGGATCTCACTCGCCTGCCCATTCAGCATTGCTGGCCCGGTGATGCCGCGCCGTTGATCACCTGGGGCCTGACGGTCACCCGTGGACCCCATAAAAAACGTCAGAACCTGGGCATTTATCGTCAGCAGCTACTTGGTAAAAACAAGATCATTATGCGCTGGTTGTCGCACCGCGGCGGGGCACTGGATTTTCAGGAATGGTGCCAGCAAAACCCGGGCGAACCGTATCCCGTGTCGGTTGCGCTAGGCGCCGATCCGGCCACCATCCTGGGCGCAGTAACGCCAGTGCCAGATACCCTCAGCGAGTATGCCTTTGCAGGTCTGCTGCGGGGCAGTAAAACCGAAGTGGTAAAGTCTATTTCTAATGACCTTCATGTGCCGGCTACTGCGGAGATCATTCTCGAAGGCTACATTCAGCCGGGCGAGACAGCACCGGAAGGCCCTTATGGCGATCATACCGGCTACTATAACGAAGTCGATGACTTCCCGGTCATGACGGTGACCCATATCACACATCGTGAAAACCCCATTTATCACAGCACCTACACCGGACGGCCACCCGATGAGCCAGCTATTTTGGGCGTTGCGCTGAACGAAGTGTTCGTGCCCATATTACAAAAGCAATTTCCGGAAATTGTCGATTTCTACCTGCCACCAGAAGGCTGCTCTTACCGCATGGCGGTGGTGACGATGAAGAAACAATATCCGGGTCATGCCAAACGTGTGATGCTGGGCGTATGGTCCTTCCTGCGTCAGTTTATGTACACCAAGTTTGTGATTGTCTGCGATGATGACGTCAATGCCAGAGACTGGAACGATGTGATCTGGGCAATTACCACCCGGATGGATCCCGCCAGAGACACCACTATGATTGAGAATACGCCGATTGATTACCTCGACTTTGCGTCGCCGGTATCGGGCCTTGGCTCAAAAATGGGAATGGATGCCACCAACAAATGGCCGGGTGAAACCGACCGTGAGTGGGGCGAGCCCATTGTGATGGATGAGGCAACCAAGCAACGTGTCGATGACATCTGGGACAGCCTCAAAATCATGAAACCCTAA
- a CDS encoding sensor domain-containing protein gives MKITTIVASSCIAILTSLFAMGSEAAPSLPMSAFEQHSAVMLIIEPKSGDIVQANEAAALFYGYDKTQLETMQIQQINQFSAQQVEQERMSALSEGRNYFIFQHQLANDEVRTVSVYSAPFRGAQDQPLLLSVIQDISTQRSLEQDLWHYQSNLEQQVALQTAELKDANTVQLILLGSVIAILAGSILVLVMFTLRLRRAKRRTDLQKNRFSAIFNAIGDYLIYTNSSNVVASANQAALRDLGAIQGRPMAFVLEDCSCLEALGAEPLECRVILAGQQRDVEISKTPVLDGAGTQSGSIYLIQDISKRLADEKEQRLASTVFATTSEGVLVSNRDNQIQMVNQAFTDITGFSAEEVQGNTPSIFNSGRHDAAYFAQLYDALSARGHWEGEIWNKRKNGEVYPSWLQVSAVFDASGEIDMYVALFNDITSRKRNEQLMWQQANFDNLTGLANRHHYHTKFDLALAQAKQKQTRLAVCFIDLDRFKAVNDTLGHHIGDQLLVEAANRIRECTRNSDTVARLGGDEFALLLPDMAKISDMEKLASKVLHVLSEPFFLEGHEAFVSGSMGITFYPDDGADRKVLLRNADSAMYKAKDHGRNCFQFFTSAMHEHAKARSALEGALHRALTNRELYLAYQPIVGQQRLGCEALLRWHNPQLGQVSPADFVPICEELGLIITIGEWVLYQACAQAKSWITQTGQSLFVSVNVSSTQFKRQDIASLVAKVLKETGLAAEALTLEITETVLADNSGHIQRQLETLRAMGVGLAIDDFGTGYSSLSYLKRFPLSKLKIDRAFIRDLPDDEEDRALVSAIISMAGQLHLTVIAEGVETPAQLAFLQELGCDYTQGFLHAKPGDAAQFEAFIQDYNAQPGKATEPTSLAR, from the coding sequence TTGAAAATAACAACCATAGTAGCCAGCTCATGTATTGCCATTTTGACCTCATTGTTTGCAATGGGCAGCGAGGCGGCGCCCTCTTTGCCAATGAGTGCATTTGAGCAACACAGTGCGGTGATGCTGATCATTGAGCCCAAATCTGGCGACATCGTCCAGGCCAATGAGGCGGCGGCACTGTTTTACGGCTATGACAAAACACAGCTGGAAACCATGCAGATCCAGCAGATCAATCAGTTTTCAGCCCAGCAGGTTGAGCAGGAACGCATGTCTGCGCTCAGTGAAGGCCGCAACTACTTTATCTTTCAGCATCAGCTTGCCAATGATGAAGTGCGCACTGTGAGTGTTTATTCGGCGCCGTTCCGTGGTGCGCAAGACCAGCCTTTGTTGCTATCGGTGATCCAGGACATCAGCACACAGCGCAGTCTGGAGCAAGACTTATGGCATTATCAGTCGAACCTGGAGCAACAGGTTGCGCTGCAAACCGCAGAGCTGAAAGACGCCAATACGGTGCAGCTTATTTTGCTTGGCAGTGTGATTGCGATCCTGGCGGGGTCCATTTTGGTGCTGGTGATGTTTACGCTGCGCCTGCGCCGTGCCAAGCGTCGCACCGATCTGCAGAAAAACCGCTTCAGTGCCATCTTCAACGCCATTGGCGATTATCTCATCTATACCAACTCAAGCAACGTGGTGGCCTCGGCCAATCAGGCAGCGCTGCGCGATTTAGGCGCTATTCAGGGACGCCCTATGGCGTTTGTGCTTGAGGATTGCTCCTGCCTCGAAGCACTTGGTGCAGAACCTCTTGAATGCCGGGTGATACTGGCCGGTCAGCAACGGGATGTTGAGATCAGCAAAACCCCGGTGCTGGATGGTGCCGGTACACAGAGTGGTTCGATTTATCTTATTCAGGACATCAGCAAGCGCCTGGCGGACGAAAAAGAGCAGCGCCTTGCCAGCACGGTATTTGCAACCACCAGTGAAGGCGTGCTGGTCTCTAATCGTGACAATCAAATTCAGATGGTTAACCAGGCTTTTACCGATATCACCGGCTTTTCGGCCGAAGAGGTGCAGGGAAATACCCCGTCGATATTCAATTCAGGCCGCCATGATGCCGCCTATTTTGCTCAGCTGTATGACGCGCTGAGTGCACGTGGGCACTGGGAAGGCGAGATCTGGAACAAGCGTAAAAACGGCGAAGTATACCCAAGCTGGTTGCAGGTCTCTGCGGTATTTGATGCGTCCGGCGAAATTGATATGTATGTCGCGCTGTTCAACGACATTACCTCGCGTAAGCGCAATGAGCAATTAATGTGGCAGCAGGCCAACTTTGATAACCTCACCGGGCTTGCCAACCGTCATCATTATCACACTAAGTTTGACCTGGCCCTGGCTCAGGCCAAGCAAAAGCAAACCCGTCTGGCGGTGTGTTTTATCGACCTGGACCGCTTTAAGGCCGTAAACGATACGCTGGGCCACCATATTGGTGATCAGCTGCTCGTTGAAGCGGCCAATCGGATCCGCGAGTGCACCCGCAACTCAGACACGGTGGCGCGCCTTGGCGGTGATGAGTTTGCGCTTTTGCTACCGGATATGGCCAAGATCAGCGACATGGAAAAGCTGGCGAGCAAAGTCCTGCATGTACTGAGCGAGCCGTTTTTTCTTGAAGGCCATGAAGCATTTGTGTCTGGCAGCATGGGGATCACCTTCTATCCCGATGATGGCGCCGATCGTAAAGTGCTGCTCAGAAATGCCGACAGTGCCATGTATAAAGCAAAAGACCATGGCCGAAATTGTTTTCAGTTCTTTACCTCGGCCATGCACGAGCATGCCAAAGCGCGCAGTGCGCTCGAAGGGGCGCTGCATCGTGCGCTGACAAATCGTGAGCTTTACCTGGCATATCAGCCCATTGTTGGTCAGCAGCGGCTGGGGTGCGAAGCGTTACTGCGTTGGCATAACCCTCAGCTGGGGCAGGTATCACCGGCTGACTTCGTCCCTATCTGCGAAGAACTCGGGCTGATCATCACCATCGGCGAATGGGTACTGTATCAGGCCTGTGCGCAGGCCAAATCCTGGATCACACAAACCGGTCAGTCTTTGTTTGTGTCGGTGAATGTGTCGAGCACACAGTTTAAGCGCCAGGATATTGCCAGTCTGGTGGCCAAAGTGCTCAAGGAAACCGGATTAGCGGCCGAGGCACTGACACTGGAGATCACCGAAACTGTATTGGCAGATAACTCGGGTCATATTCAGCGTCAGCTTGAGACCTTGCGTGCAATGGGGGTGGGCCTGGCCATTGATGATTTTGGCACCGGGTATTCGTCTTTGAGTTATCTCAAGCGCTTCCCGCTTTCGAAATTGAAAATTGACCGCGCTTTCATTCGTGATTTGCCAGACGATGAGGAAGACAGGGCATTGGTGAGTGCTATCATTTCCATGGCTGGTCAGCTTCATTTAACAGTGATTGCTGAAGGGGTTGAAACACCCGCCCAGCTGGCGTTTTTGCAAGAGCTGGGCTGTGATTATACGCAGGGTTTTTTACATGCTAAACCCGGTGACGCGGCGCAGTTCGAAGCCTTTATCCAAGATTATAATGCGCAGCCAGGTAAAGCGACGGAACCGACCAGTTTGGCGCGTTAG
- a CDS encoding sel1 repeat family protein, protein MNKLTAGLFVSHDVISRFLIRFKHGLILTLVLGIIAYFWLQQVQQTAQYQRLLLDPQTDDLILIDLGRFDTDRVYQAQFRITQVIAASEDKITVKQGRYTYGRKRDIKRAIQLDNLMLDTYFDPDPIEWPRAALTDYFARGAIYAIHRPNDIYVMGGIVKQRAIPRLHVPVAKYRLSPDNQRGIAHYQLGELPEARKAFAAAAHKDDHWGQYNLATMLLGAEGGEADPAQAVALLRQAASRGNTKAQTLLDKLCPDTAACD, encoded by the coding sequence TTGAATAAACTCACCGCCGGGCTGTTTGTGTCTCATGACGTGATCAGCCGCTTTCTGATCCGCTTTAAACATGGCCTGATACTCACCTTAGTACTGGGTATCATCGCGTACTTCTGGCTGCAACAGGTGCAGCAGACGGCCCAATATCAGCGCCTGTTACTCGACCCGCAAACAGATGATCTGATCTTAATCGATCTCGGGCGCTTCGATACAGACAGGGTCTACCAGGCGCAGTTTCGTATCACCCAGGTCATTGCTGCCAGCGAGGACAAGATCACGGTTAAGCAAGGGCGCTATACCTATGGACGCAAACGGGATATCAAACGGGCCATTCAGTTAGACAACCTGATGCTCGACACCTATTTTGACCCGGACCCCATTGAGTGGCCAAGGGCCGCGCTGACAGATTACTTTGCGCGTGGCGCAATCTACGCTATCCACCGGCCCAATGATATTTATGTGATGGGCGGCATCGTCAAGCAAAGAGCCATTCCCCGCTTGCACGTGCCTGTGGCGAAATACCGACTTTCGCCCGATAACCAGCGTGGCATTGCACACTATCAATTGGGTGAACTGCCCGAGGCGCGCAAGGCCTTTGCTGCGGCGGCACATAAGGATGATCATTGGGGTCAATACAATCTGGCCACTATGCTGCTTGGGGCCGAAGGTGGCGAGGCTGACCCTGCACAGGCAGTTGCCTTGCTAAGACAGGCCGCCTCCCGTGGCAATACCAAAGCCCAGACACTGCTCGATAAGCTGTGCCCGGACACTGCCGCTTGTGACTAA
- a CDS encoding M28 family peptidase, which produces MDQMIRITPFSRLTSAARHWLLPLCALTVSAVTQAQEFTQTQLEDVAKVRTLASQSDLSWQLLESLTTEIGPRLPGTENDKLTVAWAEKQLKRLGFDKVWLEAATFPEWRRYHESAKLIFPSEQPLHITALGNSISTPKQGLRGEVVLFETFDELKAAPPGSLKGKIAFINYRMNRDIDGNGYGPAVQARNKGAVEAAKKGAIAYMMRSVSTAHHRFAHTGGSHYDDQVTKIPTTAIANPDADQIARLFKHGHTPQVEINIQTEDLGEGTSFNVIGEITGSDYPDQYVLLGSHHDSWDLGTGALDDGAGMALTMAAAKHIASVTRPKRSIRVVLFAAEELGLWGAKAYFKRHQDNLAQIVAAAESDFGADLVYAFESNVNAASLPLVRAIAEQLKPLGIKYIGANRARGGPDLIPLNDLTSAPIFDLHQDGTDYFDYHHTADDTLDKVDPAKLKQNTAAYAVFALMAANGKTRMQGK; this is translated from the coding sequence ATGGATCAGATGATACGCATTACGCCTTTTAGCAGGCTAACCAGCGCCGCCAGACACTGGCTGTTGCCACTGTGTGCATTAACCGTCAGTGCGGTTACTCAGGCGCAGGAATTCACGCAAACACAGCTCGAAGACGTCGCTAAAGTGCGCACACTGGCGAGCCAGAGTGATTTAAGCTGGCAGTTGCTGGAGTCGCTGACAACAGAGATAGGCCCGCGTCTGCCCGGCACAGAAAATGATAAGTTAACGGTGGCCTGGGCAGAAAAACAGCTTAAGCGCCTGGGCTTTGACAAAGTCTGGCTGGAAGCTGCAACCTTCCCCGAATGGCGCCGCTATCACGAATCGGCGAAACTGATCTTCCCCAGTGAACAGCCTCTGCATATCACCGCGCTGGGCAACAGCATTAGTACACCCAAACAGGGTCTGCGTGGCGAAGTCGTGTTGTTTGAAACCTTCGACGAACTCAAAGCCGCACCGCCAGGCAGCCTGAAAGGCAAAATTGCTTTTATTAACTACCGAATGAACCGGGACATCGATGGCAACGGCTACGGCCCGGCAGTTCAGGCACGTAATAAGGGTGCCGTAGAAGCCGCCAAAAAAGGCGCCATTGCCTACATGATGCGCTCGGTCAGTACCGCCCATCACCGCTTTGCCCACACCGGCGGCAGTCATTACGATGATCAGGTAACAAAAATTCCAACGACCGCCATTGCAAACCCGGACGCCGACCAAATCGCACGCTTGTTCAAACATGGTCACACCCCGCAGGTCGAAATCAATATTCAGACCGAAGATCTGGGTGAAGGCACCAGCTTTAACGTGATCGGCGAAATCACCGGCTCGGACTATCCGGACCAATACGTGCTGCTTGGCAGCCACCATGATTCCTGGGACCTGGGCACAGGTGCACTGGATGACGGTGCTGGTATGGCGCTGACCATGGCGGCGGCCAAGCACATTGCGTCTGTGACTCGCCCCAAGCGCAGCATCCGGGTGGTGCTATTTGCCGCCGAGGAGCTCGGCTTATGGGGAGCAAAAGCTTACTTTAAACGCCATCAGGACAATCTGGCGCAGATTGTTGCCGCTGCCGAATCCGACTTTGGTGCCGACCTAGTGTATGCCTTTGAGTCCAATGTGAACGCCGCTTCTTTGCCACTGGTACGCGCCATTGCTGAGCAGCTTAAACCGCTAGGTATCAAATATATAGGTGCCAACCGCGCGCGAGGTGGTCCGGATCTGATCCCATTAAATGACCTGACCTCTGCGCCAATTTTCGATCTCCATCAGGATGGTACTGACTACTTTGATTATCACCACACGGCCGACGATACGCTGGATAAAGTCGACCCGGCTAAACTCAAGCAAAATACCGCCGCCTATGCGGTCTTTGCCCTGATGGCTGCGAACGGCAAAACCCGAATGCAGGGTAAGTAA
- the dbpA gene encoding ATP-dependent RNA helicase DbpA → MTQSFNQVPLARHLQTGLQQAGFTTMTPIQAQALPAIIARQDVIAQAKTGSGKTLAFSLGLLNKLVAEEQVIQSLVLAPTRELAQQVATEIRKLARSMQNIKVLTVCGGEPIGPQISSLEHGAHVVVGTPGRIEEHLYKGTLDLTQVQTWVLDEADQMLAMGFVEALENIAIYLPPERQTLMFSATYQQDIEALTQQFMREPVMVKGEEETLNRQIKQQFFALKNNKLRFNTLRLLLQHYKPVSCIAFCNTKVETKKLYSELKSCGVNVVTLHGDLDQAERVRALIRFANKSASVLVATDVAARGLDIEDVDMVVNYHMALDPQTHVHRVGRTGRGGKKGLACSLYGENEAFKVAKLGEIYEQTFEPATPPPLSLLDKPVFKPPMVTLQVDGGKKDKLRAGDIVGCLTSEQGIGASLIGNIDLLDHQAFVAVAREGVKPALRKLQESKLKGRKFKAKRMSL, encoded by the coding sequence GTGACTCAGTCGTTTAATCAAGTGCCATTGGCCCGCCATCTGCAAACTGGTTTACAACAAGCCGGTTTTACCACCATGACACCCATTCAGGCGCAGGCATTGCCCGCCATTATTGCCCGCCAGGATGTGATTGCTCAGGCAAAAACTGGATCGGGTAAGACGCTGGCCTTTAGCCTTGGCTTACTCAATAAACTGGTGGCCGAAGAGCAGGTGATCCAAAGCTTAGTGCTGGCACCCACCCGCGAGCTGGCGCAACAGGTCGCTACAGAGATCCGCAAGCTGGCGCGTAGCATGCAAAATATTAAGGTACTCACAGTGTGCGGGGGAGAGCCCATCGGGCCCCAAATCAGCTCTCTGGAGCATGGTGCGCACGTTGTGGTTGGCACACCGGGTCGGATTGAGGAACACTTGTATAAGGGCACGCTCGACCTGACTCAGGTGCAAACCTGGGTCCTGGATGAAGCCGATCAAATGCTGGCCATGGGGTTCGTTGAAGCGCTGGAAAATATCGCGATTTACCTGCCGCCGGAGCGTCAGACTCTGATGTTCAGCGCCACTTATCAGCAGGACATCGAAGCACTAACACAGCAGTTTATGCGTGAACCTGTGATGGTAAAGGGAGAAGAAGAGACCCTCAACAGGCAGATCAAACAGCAGTTTTTTGCGCTCAAAAATAACAAACTGAGATTTAATACACTGCGCCTGTTATTGCAGCATTACAAGCCGGTCAGCTGTATTGCTTTTTGCAATACCAAAGTTGAGACCAAGAAGCTGTACAGTGAACTCAAAAGTTGTGGCGTCAATGTAGTAACCCTGCATGGCGATCTGGACCAGGCCGAGCGAGTGCGTGCATTGATCCGTTTTGCCAATAAAAGTGCTTCGGTGTTGGTGGCCACCGATGTCGCGGCACGGGGCCTGGATATCGAAGATGTGGATATGGTGGTTAACTATCATATGGCGCTGGATCCACAAACGCATGTACACCGGGTAGGTCGGACCGGGCGGGGCGGCAAGAAGGGGCTCGCCTGCTCGTTATATGGCGAAAATGAGGCCTTTAAAGTTGCCAAGCTGGGTGAAATCTACGAGCAGACGTTTGAGCCGGCAACGCCACCGCCTTTGAGCCTGCTCGACAAGCCGGTTTTTAAACCCCCAATGGTTACCTTGCAGGTCGATGGCGGTAAAAAAGACAAGCTGCGCGCCGGGGACATTGTGGGTTGTCTGACGTCGGAGCAAGGGATAGGTGCCAGCCTGATTGGCAATATCGATTTACTGGACCATCAAGCGTTTGTCGCCGTGGCCAGAGAAGGGGTCAAACCAGCGCTCAGAAAGCTGCAGGAGAGTAAGCTCAAAGGGCGTAAATTTAAAGCCAAGCGGATGAGCCTGTAG
- a CDS encoding DNA-J related domain-containing protein → MLNPLLDATFRIITRERTTQLHRLAATLDAEIGLPTLDSDPDKDLFKRNFLLMNALYQLQQEVAEQGYYLQVEAMDIRLSEQSLPSALQTRDPLREYYLDWCNYDTSKEEVNALLSQFWQRYLKVPTLAPQRHNELIQKWQLPNPYSRRQLSKRWRTLAFAAHPDQQGESSAFVQLQHEYEQLKYYAHAEE, encoded by the coding sequence ATGTTGAACCCCCTCCTTGATGCCACTTTTAGAATAATCACCCGCGAGCGGACCACGCAACTACACCGGCTGGCAGCCACCCTGGATGCCGAAATCGGCCTGCCAACGCTGGATAGCGACCCGGATAAAGACCTCTTTAAGCGTAATTTTTTGTTGATGAATGCTCTCTATCAACTGCAACAAGAGGTTGCTGAACAAGGCTATTACCTTCAGGTTGAGGCAATGGATATCCGCCTGAGTGAGCAGTCCCTTCCGTCTGCGTTACAAACTCGGGATCCGCTCAGAGAATATTATTTAGATTGGTGCAACTATGATACCAGCAAGGAGGAAGTGAACGCGCTGCTGAGTCAGTTTTGGCAACGCTATCTGAAAGTACCCACCCTGGCACCACAGCGGCACAACGAATTAATACAGAAGTGGCAACTGCCCAATCCGTATTCACGGCGCCAACTGAGTAAGCGCTGGCGCACGCTGGCTTTTGCAGCCCATCCGGATCAGCAAGGGGAGAGTTCAGCGTTTGTGCAGCTGCAACACGAATACGAACAACTCAAGTACTATGCTCATGCAGAAGAATAA